A section of the Pseudanabaena mucicola str. Chao 1806 genome encodes:
- a CDS encoding undecaprenyldiphospho-muramoylpentapeptide beta-N-acetylglucosaminyltransferase yields MNLLSPDLQSSKKHKIVLTGGGTAGHVSPNLALIPALTADNWEIFYIGSSNGLEKQLVAEVGLPYYGISSGKLRRYFSWQNFIDPFKVIKGIFDAYGAISKIKPQVVFSKGGFVTVPVILASWLQRIPVIIHESDFSSGLANRLSLPFATKVCVTFPETAKNLAKYGSKVQHTGLPIRPDIRNGKADRGRDFCGIYGDLPVLFVVGGSTGSAKINLVVRSILDILTQKYQVVHACGKGHLDPNLKDYPRYCQFEYLGTELADVLAMADLVVSRSGANAIFEFLTLRKPNLLIPLSKLSSRGDQILNAKSFQSRGYSAVLFEEDLTSESLLNAIADLDQRRDEYIQNMSQSKDNRAIAQIVDLIKSFSEK; encoded by the coding sequence CTGAATCTACTATCGCCAGATTTACAATCATCAAAGAAACATAAAATTGTATTAACGGGTGGTGGTACTGCTGGTCACGTTAGCCCCAATCTTGCTTTAATTCCTGCCCTTACAGCCGATAATTGGGAAATTTTTTATATCGGCTCTAGTAATGGGCTTGAGAAGCAGCTTGTTGCAGAGGTGGGACTTCCCTACTACGGCATCTCTTCAGGGAAATTGCGTCGTTATTTTTCTTGGCAGAACTTCATCGATCCTTTCAAAGTGATTAAAGGCATATTTGATGCTTACGGGGCGATCTCCAAAATTAAGCCTCAAGTTGTGTTTTCTAAAGGCGGCTTTGTGACAGTGCCTGTGATTTTAGCGAGTTGGTTGCAACGGATTCCTGTAATTATCCATGAATCGGATTTTTCTTCAGGTTTAGCTAATCGACTCTCACTTCCATTTGCCACTAAGGTCTGCGTTACTTTCCCTGAAACTGCTAAGAACTTAGCAAAATATGGCTCTAAAGTGCAGCATACAGGATTGCCGATCCGCCCTGATATTCGTAATGGCAAGGCTGATCGAGGAAGAGATTTTTGTGGCATTTACGGAGACTTGCCAGTTCTATTTGTCGTGGGTGGTAGTACTGGTTCTGCCAAAATTAATTTGGTGGTGCGATCGATTTTGGATATACTTACGCAAAAGTATCAAGTAGTTCATGCCTGTGGCAAGGGACATCTTGATCCTAATCTCAAAGATTATCCGCGCTATTGTCAATTTGAATATTTAGGAACGGAGTTGGCGGATGTTTTGGCAATGGCGGATTTAGTGGTATCTAGATCGGGCGCTAATGCCATATTTGAGTTTCTAACTTTACGCAAGCCGAATTTATTAATTCCCCTTTCAAAACTATCCAGTCGTGGTGATCAGATTTTGAATGCAAAGTCTTTTCAATCACGTGGCTATAGTGCCGTTCTCTTTGAAGAAGATTTAACCAGTGAGAGTTTATTAAATGCGATCGCTGATTTAGATCAGCGTCGTGATGAATATATTCAAAATATGAGCCAAAGCAAGGATAACCGTGCGATCGCCCAAATTGTGGATTTAATCAAATCTTTTTCCGAAAAATAA